The proteins below come from a single Bacteroidales bacterium genomic window:
- a CDS encoding 30S ribosomal protein THX, translating to MGKGDKKTKRGKLILGSYGNKRSRNDNKSANKKEITE from the coding sequence ATGGGTAAAGGTGATAAAAAAACAAAACGCGGAAAATTGATCTTAGGTTCTTATGGTAACAAACGTTCCCGTAATGATAATAAATCCGCAAATAAAAAAGAAATAACAGAGTAG
- a CDS encoding TlpA family protein disulfide reductase → MKIISLVLVVLSSIFCTPYYQQTQVNDNYGYKVKVGDKAPDFEIEYLDGTKINLASLQGKIVMIQFTASWCGVCRKEMPYIEKEIWQKHKDNQNFVLLGIDLKEDKETVKQFIKKTNVTYPITLDTDGSKFDLFTEKGAGVTRNIIIDENGKIIMLTRLFDMNEFNTMVKFIEEKLNNL, encoded by the coding sequence ATGAAAATTATTAGTCTTGTTCTCGTTGTTTTATCTTCAATTTTTTGTACCCCTTATTATCAACAAACTCAAGTGAATGATAATTATGGATATAAAGTAAAGGTCGGTGACAAAGCTCCCGATTTTGAAATTGAATACTTAGATGGTACAAAAATCAATCTTGCTTCATTGCAAGGGAAAATTGTTATGATACAATTTACTGCCAGCTGGTGTGGCGTTTGCCGAAAAGAAATGCCTTATATCGAAAAAGAAATCTGGCAGAAACATAAAGATAACCAGAATTTTGTGTTGTTAGGTATAGATCTTAAGGAAGATAAGGAAACCGTAAAACAGTTTATAAAGAAAACAAATGTAACCTATCCGATAACTCTTGATACCGACGGCTCAAAGTTCGATCTTTTTACTGAAAAAGGAGCCGGTGTAACTCGCAATATTATCATCGATGAAAATGGAAAAATAATTATGCTTACAAGATTATTCGATATGAATGAATTTAATACGATGGTAAAATTTATTGAGGAAAAATTAAATAATCTGTAG